A genomic stretch from Edaphobacter aggregans includes:
- a CDS encoding enolase C-terminal domain-like protein: protein MTPITIDKVRVIDLRFPTSRESIGSDAVNKDPDYSAAYCILETNCGLSGHGLTFTLGRGTDLVVSALKYLATNVEGRALDSIVSDLKAFYLQVTGDTQFRWLGPEKGVIHLACAALLNAVWDLYAKAEGKPVWRLLADMTPEQIVSLIDFRYIADALSPDEALTILRRAQSGKDARLVQLERTGYPAYITSAGWFGYSEDKIRGLCEEGLADGWTHFKLKVGGDAEDDLRRGRIMRDAIGPLNRIMVDANQKWGVTEAIARTRQLAELQPWWMEEPTSPDDILGHARIRREAAPTRIATGEHCHNSVMFKQLFQAGAIDVCQIDSCRVASINENLSIMLMAAKFGVPVCPHAGGVGLCEYVQHLSIFDFLSISATMKDRVIEYVDHLHEHFVAPVTINRGHYMLPQTPGYGSEIHAESLQRYSFPDGIVWNERSKPEAMHEGRHLSSAKRRIDDLDD from the coding sequence GTGACACCTATTACTATCGATAAAGTTCGCGTCATCGATCTTCGCTTTCCTACTTCACGCGAAAGCATCGGCTCCGACGCCGTCAACAAGGATCCCGACTATTCGGCCGCCTACTGCATCCTCGAAACCAACTGCGGCCTCTCCGGTCACGGCCTCACCTTTACCCTCGGCCGCGGCACAGACCTCGTCGTCAGTGCTCTCAAATACCTTGCCACCAACGTAGAAGGCCGCGCGCTCGACTCCATCGTCTCCGACCTCAAGGCCTTCTATCTGCAGGTCACCGGTGACACGCAGTTCCGTTGGCTCGGCCCCGAAAAAGGCGTCATCCACCTGGCCTGTGCCGCTCTGCTCAACGCTGTCTGGGACCTCTACGCCAAGGCCGAAGGCAAACCCGTCTGGCGTCTGCTCGCCGATATGACACCCGAGCAGATCGTCTCCCTTATCGACTTTCGCTATATCGCCGACGCGCTCTCTCCTGATGAAGCTCTCACCATCCTCCGCCGTGCGCAGTCTGGCAAAGATGCCCGCCTCGTCCAGCTCGAACGCACCGGCTATCCTGCTTACATCACCTCCGCAGGTTGGTTCGGTTACAGCGAAGACAAGATTCGCGGCCTCTGCGAGGAAGGACTGGCCGACGGGTGGACACATTTCAAGCTCAAGGTCGGCGGCGATGCCGAAGACGACCTCCGTCGCGGTCGCATCATGCGCGACGCCATCGGCCCCCTCAACCGCATCATGGTCGACGCCAATCAGAAGTGGGGAGTCACCGAAGCCATCGCCCGCACTCGTCAACTGGCCGAGTTGCAGCCCTGGTGGATGGAAGAGCCTACCAGCCCCGACGATATCCTCGGTCACGCCCGCATTCGCCGCGAAGCCGCGCCCACACGTATTGCCACCGGCGAACACTGTCACAACAGTGTCATGTTCAAGCAACTCTTTCAGGCCGGAGCTATCGATGTTTGCCAGATCGATAGCTGCCGAGTCGCCAGCATCAACGAAAACCTCTCCATCATGCTGATGGCCGCAAAGTTCGGCGTTCCGGTCTGCCCGCACGCCGGCGGCGTCGGCTTGTGCGAGTATGTGCAGCATCTTTCCATCTTCGACTTCCTCAGCATCTCAGCGACCATGAAAGATCGCGTCATCGAATACGTCGATCACCTCCACGAACACTTCGTCGCACCGGTTACGATTAACCGCGGCCACTACATGCTGCCGCAGACCCCGGGCTATGGCAGTGAGATCCATGCCGAATCACTCCAGCGTTACAGCTTCCCCGATGGCATCGTCTGGAACGAG
- a CDS encoding carbohydrate-binding protein, translating to MSQCLKRKVIELVSGTAASTNIPTMRQGNRGLFLALRLTLALVTVNTQAATDPITSAQAQRIVSQYSPSITTPGSCCSSEAPSGGALMGNGNLGVVVVNPINTMTFLLGKNEFWSFSGGQVEPMASMALSIPGMNGASFAMQENIYTGTVTGQFTLNGNEIQTNSWVTSNDTANNFLFTQFTYSGSGTQVVTVSLAAGNGNTYPSSSGSSGNVLYYNVAADSTSTVGGYNTHQVRIAVGVVGATGTISGSTLQFTLSPGTTVTLVSSIMSNYDSSSYTTQSISNVSSSTASSISSELSANEAWWASFWAASYVEFANNPVLQKEYYGSLYLLAASSEPNTAPPGLWGPWVEANPAWAGDYTTDYNFETPPLAYFPTNHVALANSYDTAMETWLPNAEANATSNGYSGAYWQCHFGPLPNGSYETGSGEENIKSNGAFLATIMLNHYYYTLSASYAASIWPTISEAAMFYQNYLTSNGTTYDDVNDSQVENDPYPETNGTMSLGFIRNLLQGAINLSTVLGESSSQRATWQNILNNLTTFNGETSTVGGLPYPTITRNGLQVFANEQIGDQWATNGDEVWGITAANAVGLGSSPTLLTIAQNTVADLVPPISSSTPLWVMWAPAAARVGYSPSSILSNLTTQVNNQAEQNLYVNINGGGIENQALVPSTISEMMMQSFQGNIILFPNWPSNTTAHFGDNLAYGNFLVSSAIVNNAVLYARIISQAGQTVSMTNPWPGQSAQFYRNGTNEGTLSGTTFSIPTSTNDVLLLAPAGTSSAAITSEMEDSIEQLGGNGGPGSVLPYNVNAIYTNGTTFPSNGGADGVGNAYSATLLGPSVTFNGTTFTYGPSNAPDAFTNVTVALKPASVSSLNILAYAIYGDQPSQTFQINYTNGTYSTVTQSISDWGIPGNYSGETKVATMAYRNTSSGGENSGTTTYIYAYTLPVNSSLTVESITLPANNNVRVLGIQGAATSGEGPYGGTPAAVPGTVMAENYDTGGSGVGYFVNSVNGTDNGYRSDGVDLEMATSPATGNDLGWTSTGQWFRYTVNVATAGTYSVNFLVAGDTAVTDAFHLSNSSGTNLTGSVNIPNTGGWQDWTTVSATVTLPAGVQTLTLNVDNGGWNIDWMALASTALPYNVNAIYTNGTTFPSNGGADGVGNAYSATLLGASVAFNGTTFTYGPSNAPDAFTNVTVPLTPGVFSTLNILAYAIYGDQPSQTFQVNYTNGTHSTVTQSISDWGIPGNYSGETKVATMAYRNTSSGGENSGTTTYIYAYILPVNSSLTVESITLPANNNIRVLGIQDEQ from the coding sequence ATGTCCCAATGTTTGAAACGCAAAGTAATCGAACTGGTCTCTGGAACTGCAGCTTCAACAAATATCCCGACCATGCGCCAGGGGAATCGCGGTCTGTTCCTGGCCCTACGGCTGACCTTGGCGCTTGTGACGGTCAACACGCAAGCCGCGACGGACCCCATCACGTCAGCCCAGGCACAACGAATTGTTTCTCAATACTCCCCCTCAATCACCACGCCCGGATCCTGCTGCTCAAGCGAGGCCCCCAGCGGCGGTGCGCTGATGGGCAACGGCAACCTTGGCGTAGTCGTTGTCAACCCAATCAACACCATGACATTCCTTTTGGGCAAGAATGAGTTCTGGTCGTTCTCCGGTGGACAAGTTGAGCCGATGGCTTCAATGGCCTTGTCCATACCGGGCATGAACGGCGCATCTTTCGCGATGCAGGAGAACATCTACACTGGCACAGTCACCGGCCAGTTTACCCTCAACGGCAATGAAATCCAGACAAACTCCTGGGTGACGTCCAACGACACCGCGAACAACTTTTTGTTCACCCAGTTCACTTACTCAGGATCGGGCACACAGGTGGTTACCGTCTCGCTGGCCGCGGGGAACGGCAATACCTATCCATCCAGCTCGGGGTCATCGGGCAATGTTCTCTACTACAACGTCGCCGCTGACAGCACCTCGACAGTCGGTGGATACAACACGCATCAAGTCAGGATCGCGGTCGGCGTGGTCGGAGCCACGGGCACCATCAGCGGTAGCACGCTGCAATTCACTCTGTCGCCTGGAACCACGGTTACGCTCGTGAGCAGCATCATGAGCAACTACGACAGCTCCAGTTACACCACTCAGTCCATCTCCAACGTGAGCAGCTCGACCGCGTCCTCGATCTCCAGCGAACTCTCTGCGAACGAGGCTTGGTGGGCCAGCTTCTGGGCTGCCTCCTACGTGGAGTTTGCCAATAACCCGGTTCTGCAAAAGGAGTACTACGGCTCTCTGTATTTGTTGGCGGCCTCTTCCGAGCCGAATACTGCTCCTCCGGGATTATGGGGTCCATGGGTAGAGGCGAACCCTGCCTGGGCCGGCGACTACACGACGGACTACAACTTCGAAACTCCGCCTTTGGCCTATTTCCCAACGAACCACGTTGCCTTGGCGAATTCTTACGACACGGCTATGGAGACCTGGTTGCCCAATGCCGAGGCCAACGCCACCAGCAACGGATACAGTGGGGCATACTGGCAGTGCCATTTCGGCCCTCTGCCCAATGGCAGCTACGAGACGGGCTCCGGCGAAGAGAATATCAAGTCCAACGGCGCCTTTCTAGCGACGATCATGCTGAATCATTATTACTACACTCTAAGCGCTAGCTATGCGGCTTCTATCTGGCCGACGATTTCAGAGGCAGCGATGTTCTACCAGAATTACCTCACCTCGAACGGCACCACTTATGACGACGTTAACGACTCGCAGGTTGAGAACGATCCCTATCCCGAAACCAACGGCACAATGTCGCTTGGGTTTATAAGGAATCTCTTACAGGGCGCTATCAATCTCAGCACCGTGCTAGGTGAGAGCTCCTCGCAAAGAGCCACCTGGCAAAACATCCTGAACAACCTCACCACATTTAACGGCGAGACCAGCACTGTTGGAGGCCTGCCATACCCGACAATCACCCGAAATGGACTCCAGGTATTCGCAAATGAGCAAATTGGGGACCAATGGGCAACGAATGGAGATGAAGTTTGGGGGATCACAGCCGCGAACGCGGTCGGGCTTGGATCGAGTCCGACGCTACTGACGATAGCGCAGAACACGGTCGCGGACTTGGTGCCCCCGATTTCCTCTAGCACCCCGCTTTGGGTAATGTGGGCCCCCGCAGCGGCCAGAGTCGGATACAGCCCATCCTCCATTCTTTCGAATCTGACCACTCAGGTTAACAATCAAGCCGAGCAGAATCTATATGTGAACATCAACGGCGGCGGGATCGAGAATCAGGCGTTAGTGCCGTCCACTATCTCCGAGATGATGATGCAGTCGTTCCAGGGAAACATCATTCTCTTCCCGAACTGGCCTTCGAATACGACTGCCCACTTTGGCGACAATCTGGCCTACGGCAACTTCCTGGTCTCAAGCGCCATTGTTAATAACGCGGTTCTGTACGCTCGCATCATCAGCCAGGCCGGACAGACCGTCTCGATGACCAATCCGTGGCCGGGCCAGTCGGCGCAGTTCTATCGCAATGGCACCAATGAAGGCACGCTTTCGGGCACAACCTTCTCAATTCCGACCTCGACCAATGACGTGCTGCTGCTGGCGCCGGCCGGCACGAGTTCGGCCGCGATTACCTCGGAGATGGAAGATTCGATTGAGCAGTTAGGAGGCAACGGCGGCCCAGGGTCGGTGCTGCCCTATAACGTCAACGCGATCTATACCAATGGGACCACCTTCCCAAGCAACGGCGGCGCGGATGGTGTGGGCAACGCCTACTCCGCAACCTTGCTGGGCCCTTCGGTAACGTTTAATGGGACCACATTTACTTACGGTCCGTCCAACGCGCCCGACGCGTTCACCAATGTGACAGTAGCATTAAAGCCCGCATCGGTCAGCTCGCTGAATATCCTGGCCTACGCAATCTACGGCGATCAGCCCTCGCAGACCTTCCAGATCAATTACACCAACGGCACGTATTCCACAGTCACGCAGAGCATCAGCGACTGGGGCATACCAGGGAACTATTCGGGTGAGACGAAGGTGGCCACGATGGCATACCGGAATACGTCCAGCGGCGGGGAAAACAGCGGGACGACGACTTACATCTACGCGTATACCCTCCCGGTCAACAGCAGTCTGACCGTGGAGAGCATCACCCTCCCGGCCAATAACAATGTCAGGGTGCTTGGGATTCAGGGTGCGGCGACCTCTGGCGAGGGTCCCTACGGTGGCACGCCGGCGGCGGTTCCGGGCACGGTGATGGCCGAGAATTACGATACGGGCGGCTCCGGAGTCGGATATTTCGTCAACTCAGTCAATGGGACCGACAACGGCTATCGTTCCGACGGCGTCGATCTGGAGATGGCAACGTCTCCGGCAACGGGCAATGATCTCGGCTGGACGAGCACCGGACAGTGGTTCCGCTACACGGTGAACGTGGCCACCGCCGGAACGTACAGTGTCAATTTCTTGGTCGCTGGCGATACCGCGGTCACCGATGCCTTTCATCTGTCGAACTCGTCAGGCACAAACCTGACCGGCTCGGTCAATATTCCGAACACGGGCGGCTGGCAAGACTGGACGACGGTGTCGGCAACGGTGACCCTACCGGCGGGTGTGCAGACGCTGACGCTGAACGTGGACAACGGCGGCTGGAACATCGACTGGATGGCACTTGCCTCAACGGCACTGCCGTATAACGTCAACGCGATCTATACCAATGGGACCACCTTCCCAAGCAACGGCGGCGCGGATGGAGTAGGCAACGCCTACTCCGCAACCTTGCTGGGCGCTTCGGTAGCGTTTAACGGGACCACATTTACTTACGGTCCGTCCAACGCGCCCGACGCATTCACCAATGTAACAGTTCCATTAACACCCGGAGTGTTCAGCACCTTGAATATCCTGGCCTACGCAATCTACGGCGATCAGCCCTCGCAGACCTTCCAGGTGAATTACACCAACGGCACGCACTCCACCGTCACGCAGAGCATCAGCGACTGGGGCATACCAGGGAACTATTCGGGTGAGACGAAGGTGGCCACGATGGCATACCGGAATACGTCCAGCGGCGGGGAAAACAGCGGGACGACGACTTACATCTACGCGTATATCCTCCCGGTCAACAGCAGTCTGACCGTGGAGAGCATCACCCTCCCGGCCAATAACAATATCAGGGTGCTTGGGA